One segment of Bacillota bacterium DNA contains the following:
- a CDS encoding SIMPL domain-containing protein (The SIMPL domain is named for its presence in mouse protein SIMPL (signalling molecule that associates with mouse pelle-like kinase). Bacterial member BP26, from Brucella, was shown to assemble into a channel-like structure, while YggE from E. coli has been associated with resistance to oxidative stress.): MKIGKKTGLVLLMTALLIAGSLIGSVLLGDPAQARAEEQQPQIVVSGTGQVNVKPDQAKLSLGVLTMAPNAKEAQQENAELASKIIAALGKAGVPKEKIETREYSIWPEYRYPKPEENKPPTIVAYRVSNTLLVTLDDTGKVGAAIDAAVQAGANKVESIQFLKKDLGPAQREALQKACQEARLKAEAIAQALGVKLGGILSVQESSGVNYPPPVQLKAAEAGEAAQTPIVAGELQVNASVTVNFRIQ, translated from the coding sequence ATGAAAATAGGGAAAAAAACCGGTCTTGTTCTGCTGATGACCGCCCTGCTGATAGCCGGTTCTCTGATCGGGAGCGTCCTGCTGGGCGATCCCGCCCAGGCGAGAGCAGAGGAGCAACAACCTCAAATTGTGGTTTCCGGCACCGGACAGGTCAACGTCAAGCCAGACCAGGCGAAATTGAGCCTCGGGGTGCTCACAATGGCACCTAACGCAAAGGAGGCACAGCAGGAAAACGCCGAGCTTGCCAGCAAGATCATCGCTGCTCTGGGAAAAGCGGGAGTCCCTAAAGAAAAAATTGAAACCCGGGAATACTCCATCTGGCCCGAATACCGCTACCCGAAACCGGAAGAAAACAAACCCCCTACCATCGTCGCCTACCGGGTCAGCAACACGCTTCTGGTAACTCTAGATGACACCGGAAAGGTGGGAGCAGCTATCGACGCGGCGGTGCAAGCAGGAGCCAACAAGGTAGAGAGCATCCAGTTCCTTAAAAAGGATCTGGGTCCGGCCCAGCGGGAAGCTCTCCAAAAGGCCTGCCAGGAGGCCCGACTGAAAGCGGAAGCAATCGCCCAAGCCTTGGGTGTCAAGCTCGGGGGAATCCTCTCGGTTCAGGAAAGTTCTGGCGTCAACTATCCACCGCCAGTTCAGTTAAAAGCAGCGGAAGCAGGAGAAGCCGCCCAGACCCCCATTGTAGCGGGGGAACTCCAGGTAAATGCCAGCGTTACCGTCAACTTCCGGATCCAGTAG
- the ypeB gene encoding germination protein YpeB gives MKWTRQTIAVVALAVFWGATALWGIGHLRGRRQAEALLQNKYSRAFYECLQRTKNVEVLLSKGLVSASPEQMDTIFSDLWYNANSAQENLNQLPVSHNVLASTSKFLTQVGDYAFALAKRNRTEPLKEEDWKTMEQLYGKAGVLTRELAAIEREAATGRFRWTEVKSRLGRQLPEGPVAAADRSFRRVDTQFQELPVLIYDGPFSDHIERVEPRGLTGNAVTEDQAKEIARRFIDLAGARLRGVRIAGQIRGKIPAYSVEFRIGDKPWEIISVDVSKKGGHVVYMINPRAVPEGKLKDVEGRARAEEFLAARGLTGMVSTYTLREQNILTVSFAYQQDGVIIYPDLIKVQVALDNGQVLGYDALGFLTSHYRRTLPAPRVTLEEARAKLSPRVKVLGERLAVVPTSGQSEVLTYEFKTKLNEDIFLVYVNALTGDEEHIFKLLTVPTGTLTL, from the coding sequence GTGAAGTGGACGCGCCAAACCATAGCCGTCGTGGCGCTGGCGGTTTTTTGGGGGGCAACTGCTTTGTGGGGAATCGGTCATTTGCGTGGCCGGCGCCAGGCAGAAGCATTGCTTCAGAATAAGTACAGCCGCGCCTTTTATGAATGCCTGCAGAGGACAAAAAACGTCGAGGTTCTTTTATCAAAGGGGCTTGTCAGCGCTTCTCCAGAGCAGATGGATACAATCTTTTCCGACCTCTGGTATAATGCCAACTCCGCTCAGGAAAATTTAAACCAGCTTCCTGTCTCCCATAACGTGCTCGCCAGTACCTCGAAGTTTTTAACACAAGTCGGGGACTATGCCTTTGCCCTGGCAAAGCGCAACCGGACCGAGCCGCTCAAGGAAGAGGATTGGAAGACGATGGAACAGCTATACGGGAAGGCCGGTGTCCTGACGCGGGAACTGGCCGCGATCGAGCGGGAAGCGGCCACCGGCAGGTTTCGCTGGACTGAGGTGAAAAGCAGGCTGGGCCGGCAGCTCCCCGAGGGTCCTGTTGCAGCCGCTGACCGGAGTTTCCGCCGGGTAGATACCCAGTTCCAGGAGCTCCCTGTGTTGATCTACGATGGCCCTTTTTCTGACCACATTGAGCGAGTTGAACCCCGCGGTCTCACGGGAAATGCGGTTACCGAAGATCAGGCGAAAGAGATCGCCCGCCGCTTCATTGACCTGGCCGGGGCGCGCCTCCGGGGGGTCCGGATTGCGGGCCAGATCCGCGGGAAAATTCCCGCCTACAGTGTTGAATTCCGGATTGGCGATAAACCCTGGGAGATTATTTCGGTTGACGTGAGCAAAAAGGGGGGGCATGTTGTTTACATGATCAACCCGCGGGCCGTCCCGGAGGGAAAACTCAAAGATGTTGAAGGGCGGGCCCGCGCGGAGGAATTTTTAGCGGCGCGGGGTCTCACGGGGATGGTTTCAACATATACTTTGCGCGAGCAAAACATCTTAACAGTTTCATTTGCATACCAGCAGGATGGGGTCATAATTTACCCTGACCTCATCAAAGTGCAGGTTGCGCTGGATAACGGGCAGGTCTTGGGTTACGATGCGCTGGGTTTCCTGACATCTCACTACCGGAGAACCCTCCCTGCTCCCCGGGTAACCCTGGAGGAAGCACGTGCCAAATTGAGCCCCAGGGTGAAGGTGCTGGGGGAGCGGTTGGCGGTTGTTCCAACGTCAGGACAGAGTGAGGTGCTGACTTACGAATTTAAAACTAAATTGAATGAAGATATTTTCCTGGTTTACGTAAATGCCCTGACCGGGGATGAGGAGCATATTTTCAAATTGCTGACGGTGCCTACGGGAACCTTAACCCTATAA
- a CDS encoding cell wall hydrolase, protein MDLSFRRKTCFKIVGSLLALSFVLIAVPGSTFPKDDFLPFYGGELQITRVAEASPESYWDNLWLLARVIQGEAEGEPFLGKVAVGAVLLNRMRSASFPNTLAGVIFQPLAFESVANGLIWWRTPSLESIRAAAAALSGWDPTYGALYFWNPAKPVNPWIWTRLIVTQIGRHIFAR, encoded by the coding sequence ATGGACTTGAGTTTCCGGAGGAAGACTTGCTTTAAAATTGTTGGCTCCTTGCTTGCTCTGAGTTTTGTTCTGATTGCCGTGCCTGGCTCCACCTTCCCAAAGGACGATTTTCTCCCTTTTTACGGTGGGGAGCTCCAAATCACCCGGGTTGCCGAGGCGTCTCCGGAGTCTTATTGGGATAATTTGTGGCTGCTGGCGCGCGTCATTCAAGGCGAGGCGGAAGGAGAGCCCTTTCTCGGGAAGGTGGCGGTGGGTGCCGTTCTTTTAAACCGGATGCGGAGCGCTTCCTTTCCCAATACTTTGGCCGGTGTAATTTTTCAACCCCTTGCCTTTGAATCGGTTGCAAACGGATTGATCTGGTGGAGGACTCCCTCCCTTGAGTCTATTAGGGCCGCCGCGGCGGCACTAAGCGGATGGGATCCTACTTATGGTGCCTTGTATTTCTGGAATCCGGCAAAACCGGTCAACCCCTGGATCTGGACCAGGCTGATTGTTACACAAATCGGTCGTCATATCTTTGCAAGGTAG
- a CDS encoding amidohydrolase, producing the protein MLALVNGKIMTMAGPVYEKGTVIIKKRFIAALGPHLDPPAGAHVIDASGKYVLPGFIDAHSHVGIREEIYRIEGDDINETSDPVTPHLRAVDAVYMEDEAFRDALRGGVTTLMTGPGSANVIGGLSLVMKTYARTVDEAVLKNPVGLKVALGENPKRVYGEQKKAPATRMATAALLRETLVAAQNYAAKLARGKDNPTKRPERDLKLEALLPVLRREIPLLIHAHRSDDILTGLRIADEFNLKVSLQHATEAHKISEELARRGIPAVVGPSLTTRAKVELKERTFATPGILTRAGVKVALMTDHPVTPIQYLPLTAALAVREGMEEEAALKAITINAAEILGVEDRVGSLEVGKDADIIVLDGHPLDWRTKVELVLVNGEIAYATGTCSNLLNHGSRQQSQ; encoded by the coding sequence ATGCTGGCTCTGGTGAACGGAAAGATCATGACGATGGCCGGCCCGGTCTACGAAAAGGGAACCGTGATCATTAAAAAGCGGTTCATTGCCGCGCTGGGACCTCACCTCGATCCGCCTGCAGGGGCTCATGTAATCGACGCCTCTGGCAAATATGTGCTTCCCGGTTTTATAGACGCCCACTCCCACGTAGGAATCCGGGAGGAAATCTACCGGATCGAAGGGGATGACATAAACGAGACCTCGGACCCGGTTACACCCCACCTGCGGGCGGTTGACGCCGTTTATATGGAGGACGAAGCCTTTCGGGACGCCCTGCGCGGTGGCGTTACCACCCTGATGACCGGGCCCGGGAGTGCCAACGTCATCGGGGGGCTGAGCCTGGTCATGAAAACTTACGCCAGAACAGTAGACGAGGCTGTTCTCAAGAACCCGGTAGGCCTGAAAGTGGCGCTGGGCGAAAACCCCAAACGGGTCTACGGAGAGCAGAAAAAAGCCCCGGCAACACGCATGGCCACTGCCGCTCTCCTGCGGGAAACTCTGGTTGCCGCCCAAAACTATGCGGCGAAACTTGCACGGGGGAAGGATAACCCTACCAAGCGCCCGGAACGCGATTTGAAATTAGAGGCGCTCCTCCCCGTGCTGAGAAGGGAGATCCCCCTCTTGATCCATGCCCACCGCAGCGACGATATCCTGACAGGGCTCAGAATCGCCGACGAGTTTAACTTAAAAGTCAGTCTCCAGCACGCAACCGAAGCTCACAAAATCTCCGAAGAGCTGGCAAGGAGGGGAATCCCCGCGGTCGTGGGGCCTTCTTTAACAACCCGGGCGAAAGTAGAGCTAAAAGAGCGGACCTTCGCGACACCGGGCATTCTCACCCGGGCCGGGGTTAAGGTTGCCCTCATGACCGACCATCCCGTGACGCCAATCCAGTACCTTCCGCTGACAGCAGCGCTGGCTGTAAGGGAAGGGATGGAGGAGGAAGCGGCACTGAAAGCCATTACCATCAACGCCGCCGAGATCCTGGGCGTGGAAGACCGGGTGGGGAGCCTGGAAGTCGGGAAAGATGCCGATATTATCGTTCTGGACGGCCATCCCCTGGACTGGCGCACAAAAGTGGAGCTCGTCCTCGTAAACGGAGAGATTGCCTACGCAACAGGTACCTGCTCCAACCTTTTAAATCACGGCAGCAGGCAACAAAGTCAATAA
- a CDS encoding aspartate aminotransferase family protein produces MAEQFLGPAEIIKKKKEYIIPCLYHFYQRPMQLVRGEKQYLFDHEGKRYLDFLAGISVINAGHCHPEITARICEQVKTLQHVCNIYLTQPMLDLAEKLAQITPGRLQKSFFCNSGTEANEGAILLAKIATRRGELLALQNGLYGRTYLTMSLTGLRFWRTDPCPAGGISFVPNAYCYRCPLNLTYPGCDVACAGAVRQVIETSTSGEVAALIAEPIQGNGGMITPPPEYFPRLKEILDEYGILLIIDEIQTGFGRTGKWFAIEHWNVEPDIMTMAKALGNGVPIGVFTARPQIADSYTRPGASTLGGNPVSMVAGLATLDVIEREGLVQNAATLGAYLKERLLALQEKHPLIGDVRGLGLMMGAELVKNGKEPATTETDQVLELMKDRGILIGKTGRARNVLAFQPPLVITRDNIDEVAANLDEVLSGVEGGMGSVT; encoded by the coding sequence ATGGCAGAGCAATTCCTGGGGCCCGCGGAAATCATTAAAAAAAAGAAAGAGTACATCATTCCCTGTTTGTACCACTTTTACCAGAGACCGATGCAGTTGGTGCGGGGAGAAAAACAATACCTCTTTGATCACGAAGGGAAAAGATACCTCGATTTTCTTGCCGGCATTTCAGTCATCAATGCCGGTCACTGTCACCCGGAAATTACCGCGCGTATCTGCGAGCAGGTTAAAACCCTGCAGCATGTCTGCAACATTTACCTGACCCAGCCGATGCTGGATCTGGCCGAGAAGCTCGCCCAAATTACCCCGGGGCGGCTTCAGAAAAGTTTTTTTTGCAACAGCGGAACCGAAGCTAACGAGGGAGCGATTCTCCTCGCAAAAATTGCGACACGCCGGGGCGAACTCCTGGCGCTGCAGAACGGACTTTACGGCCGTACCTACCTCACCATGAGCCTGACCGGTCTGCGTTTCTGGCGCACGGACCCCTGCCCTGCCGGGGGAATCTCGTTCGTGCCAAATGCTTACTGCTACCGCTGCCCCCTCAACCTCACCTACCCGGGCTGTGACGTTGCCTGCGCCGGCGCCGTGCGGCAGGTCATCGAAACGTCTACTTCAGGAGAAGTGGCAGCATTGATTGCCGAACCCATTCAGGGTAACGGCGGGATGATCACCCCGCCCCCTGAATACTTCCCGCGCCTTAAGGAAATTCTGGATGAGTACGGAATCCTTTTGATCATTGATGAGATCCAGACCGGCTTCGGGCGTACCGGAAAGTGGTTTGCCATTGAGCACTGGAACGTGGAGCCGGATATCATGACGATGGCGAAGGCCCTGGGGAACGGCGTCCCGATCGGGGTTTTTACGGCCCGCCCCCAGATCGCCGACAGTTATACCCGTCCCGGCGCCTCGACCCTGGGTGGAAACCCGGTTTCAATGGTGGCAGGACTGGCAACTTTAGATGTCATCGAAAGGGAAGGACTGGTTCAAAACGCCGCAACACTGGGAGCCTATTTGAAGGAAAGGCTGCTCGCCCTCCAGGAAAAACACCCGCTGATCGGTGATGTACGCGGTCTCGGACTGATGATGGGGGCCGAGCTCGTAAAAAACGGCAAGGAACCGGCAACAACCGAAACGGATCAGGTTTTAGAACTCATGAAAGACCGGGGGATTTTAATCGGCAAAACCGGGCGCGCCCGCAACGTCCTGGCCTTCCAGCCCCCGCTCGTCATTACGAGGGATAACATCGACGAAGTGGCGGCAAACCTGGATGAAGTCCTCTCCGGGGTGGAGGGGGGCATGGGATCGGTCACGTGA
- a CDS encoding U32 family peptidase: MKKVSELSRVELLAPAGKWEVLEAVIAAGADAVYLGGKKYNMRLHRKDFNFTEEELREVVKFAHARNVQVYVTVNNLLTGAEISALSSYLIFLQEIGADGIIIQDLGVARRAKELGVTIPLHASVMINAHNLEGLFFLQELGITRVILSRELTLSEIKLFRNQVPLELEYFTHGDMCFSHGSQCYHSGMLFGESSNRGRCLKPCRWAWELVDRDSGGAFPVQAPGPYFLAVKDMCLLPYLPEVIDAGICSLKIEGRMREAGYLGPLIGFYRRALDRYYEDPGGYSFDWEEFDALHEMRVRDLSPLYAFGNPGAASIGYSGEREPRFFSHAVKEPAITVEELPVNPLPDPGQGAGAAPKPLLTVKAGSYSAAVAALKNGADVIYTSGENFISQGRPWCLEDYRRLIAMGKERGIRIVIGTSRITMPGDMGKINLLLKKVQEFEQEFEPDGILVGNLGTIYAASKTTRLPLYADYSCNLANREAVECLQKYRVTHVTAPLEFCYEELLVMSREFPLPLEAVIHGPLPAMVSEHCLPAALRAGTTKYGTCPGPCRETRYALRDTAGLVHPLEVEHNCRNHLFLAHELALLPYLRSFYGVGFESLRLEIPTYSPEEAGTITKLYRANLDRLWENPAGYRFPEADWKKLVQVRKAPFGTGPYTRGVEVRVFK, translated from the coding sequence ATGAAAAAGGTGTCGGAGCTTTCCCGGGTCGAACTCCTCGCTCCCGCAGGAAAATGGGAGGTACTTGAAGCCGTCATTGCCGCCGGGGCTGATGCTGTTTATCTGGGCGGGAAAAAATACAACATGCGGCTTCACCGGAAGGATTTTAATTTTACCGAGGAAGAACTCCGGGAAGTAGTCAAGTTTGCCCACGCGCGCAACGTTCAGGTTTACGTAACTGTCAACAACCTCCTGACAGGCGCGGAGATCTCCGCCCTCTCAAGTTATTTAATTTTTCTTCAGGAGATCGGTGCGGACGGGATAATTATTCAGGACCTGGGCGTCGCCCGGCGGGCGAAGGAGCTTGGAGTCACCATTCCCCTCCACGCCAGCGTCATGATAAATGCCCACAACCTGGAGGGTTTATTCTTTTTACAGGAACTTGGAATTACCCGGGTGATCTTAAGCCGCGAGCTCACCCTTTCCGAGATCAAACTCTTCCGCAACCAGGTTCCTCTGGAACTGGAGTATTTCACCCACGGGGATATGTGTTTCTCTCACGGCAGCCAGTGCTACCACAGCGGGATGCTTTTCGGCGAAAGCAGCAACCGGGGCCGCTGCCTGAAACCCTGCCGCTGGGCCTGGGAATTGGTTGACCGGGATTCAGGAGGGGCGTTTCCGGTCCAGGCCCCCGGGCCCTATTTTCTTGCGGTTAAAGATATGTGCCTTCTTCCCTATCTCCCGGAGGTGATTGACGCCGGGATCTGCTCTCTTAAAATCGAAGGGAGGATGCGGGAGGCCGGCTACCTCGGCCCTCTGATCGGTTTCTACCGGCGTGCCCTGGACCGCTACTATGAAGACCCCGGCGGCTATAGTTTCGACTGGGAGGAATTCGACGCACTCCACGAAATGAGGGTGCGGGACCTCAGCCCCCTGTATGCCTTTGGAAACCCGGGCGCCGCCTCCATTGGCTATTCAGGAGAAAGGGAGCCCCGCTTTTTCAGCCATGCCGTGAAGGAGCCGGCGATTACAGTCGAGGAGCTCCCCGTGAATCCGCTTCCCGATCCCGGGCAGGGGGCGGGTGCAGCCCCCAAACCCCTGCTCACCGTGAAAGCCGGTTCTTACTCAGCAGCGGTTGCCGCTCTTAAAAACGGTGCCGATGTCATTTATACCAGCGGAGAAAATTTTATCAGCCAGGGCCGCCCCTGGTGCCTGGAGGATTACCGGCGTCTGATTGCCATGGGCAAGGAGCGGGGCATACGGATCGTAATCGGCACATCACGCATCACTATGCCCGGAGATATGGGAAAAATCAACCTCCTTCTGAAGAAAGTCCAGGAGTTCGAGCAGGAATTCGAGCCCGACGGTATTCTGGTCGGCAACCTGGGTACCATCTACGCAGCATCAAAAACCACCCGGCTCCCTCTCTACGCGGATTATTCCTGCAATCTCGCGAACCGGGAGGCGGTCGAATGCTTGCAAAAGTACCGGGTCACTCACGTTACCGCTCCCCTGGAATTCTGTTACGAAGAACTCCTGGTCATGAGCCGGGAATTTCCCCTCCCGCTGGAGGCCGTCATCCACGGCCCCCTGCCGGCAATGGTAAGCGAGCATTGCTTGCCGGCAGCCCTCAGGGCAGGAACGACGAAATACGGGACCTGCCCCGGCCCCTGCCGGGAAACGCGGTACGCCCTGCGCGATACCGCCGGGCTGGTTCATCCTCTCGAGGTTGAGCACAACTGCCGGAACCACCTCTTCCTCGCCCACGAACTTGCCCTTCTGCCCTATCTCCGCTCTTTTTACGGCGTGGGTTTTGAGAGCCTGCGCCTGGAAATTCCTACTTACAGCCCGGAAGAGGCGGGAACTATAACGAAACTTTACCGTGCCAACCTTGACCGTCTCTGGGAAAACCCGGCAGGCTACCGCTTCCCGGAAGCTGATTGGAAGAAACTGGTTCAGGTAAGAAAGGCTCCCTTTGGCACGGGACCCTACACCAGAGGGGTAGAAGTAAGAGTTTTTAAATAA
- a CDS encoding zf-HC2 domain-containing protein: MLSCREITELLDLYLDRELEEGVSGRVKAHLEICETCKALLDRRLQEAEMIRAGFPVPELAPGFTKKVMTRICSTPNGPRFFPSLGRTLAQPWLAPVLAGFLILVSLYGISSFDSFFPTPSSLPAPNQVTKDFTAETKNRQRLDSTSSPESAPENEHLSGGQSQDAKESPAEMLKKRVPSGGVTENNQNDGSWSTRGAPKEIRDYFFGTGDLQAEPELFSGAQSERGREKLLQLEGISFAPAYLPPGFRLESTAFPPPGKGGEPDLPQIRAQIEQKESEQESERETPEPRERVVILYSNPHTGDWITLEINRANPFEFEKLPAPSDREAGGESRIAWYAQKEGRHFILVLSGTVPYQELRKVADSIQ; the protein is encoded by the coding sequence ATGCTCTCGTGCAGGGAAATAACAGAACTCCTCGATCTCTACCTCGACCGGGAACTGGAGGAAGGGGTATCCGGCCGCGTCAAGGCGCACCTGGAAATCTGCGAAACATGCAAAGCCCTTCTCGACCGCAGGCTGCAGGAGGCGGAAATGATCCGCGCCGGATTTCCGGTTCCGGAGCTTGCTCCCGGTTTTACGAAAAAGGTCATGACAAGGATCTGTTCCACACCAAACGGCCCTCGATTTTTTCCTTCACTAGGCAGGACCCTGGCACAGCCCTGGCTGGCCCCGGTTTTGGCCGGTTTCCTGATTCTTGTATCTCTTTACGGTATTTCTTCCTTTGATTCGTTTTTCCCAACACCCTCCAGCTTACCTGCCCCAAATCAAGTAACAAAGGATTTTACAGCGGAAACCAAAAACCGGCAACGCCTTGACTCAACCTCCTCCCCTGAGAGTGCCCCCGAAAATGAACATTTATCCGGCGGGCAGTCCCAGGACGCAAAAGAAAGCCCGGCTGAAATGCTCAAGAAAAGGGTGCCTTCAGGCGGAGTCACAGAAAACAATCAAAATGACGGGAGTTGGAGTACCCGGGGAGCACCGAAAGAGATCCGCGATTATTTCTTCGGGACCGGGGATTTGCAGGCCGAACCGGAACTTTTCTCAGGTGCCCAGTCCGAAAGAGGCAGGGAAAAACTTCTCCAGTTGGAGGGAATTTCTTTTGCTCCCGCCTATTTGCCCCCGGGGTTTCGCCTGGAAAGCACCGCCTTCCCACCCCCGGGTAAAGGGGGCGAACCGGACCTGCCCCAAATCCGGGCGCAAATTGAACAGAAAGAAAGCGAGCAGGAAAGCGAAAGGGAGACTCCGGAACCCCGGGAACGGGTAGTGATTTTATACTCAAATCCTCATACCGGAGACTGGATCACTCTGGAAATAAACCGTGCCAACCCTTTTGAATTTGAGAAACTACCGGCACCGTCAGACAGGGAAGCGGGGGGTGAGAGCAGAATCGCCTGGTATGCCCAAAAAGAGGGCCGTCACTTTATTCTGGTTCTCTCCGGAACCGTACCTTATCAGGAATTACGAAAGGTGGCCGATTCCATTCAGTAG
- a CDS encoding deoxyribonuclease IV — MPLGAHMSIAGGVDKAILRGESIGCETIQIFTKNTNQWRARPLTPEELARFQAARTRTGIDPILAHTSYLINLGSPQEELWEKSLASFLVELERCAALGLPYLVTHPGAHLGAGEEVGLNRITRALNEILARTEGSGVVVLLEVTAGQGTNLGWRFEHLARLFEDSFYPERLGVCFDTCHAFAAGYDLRTPEAFTKTIEAFEASVGINHLKAVHLNDSRGDLGSRLDRHEHIGLGKIGLEAFRVLLNDPRFRTLPMILETPKGPEMKEDIENLATLRSLLQD, encoded by the coding sequence GTGCCGCTTGGTGCCCACATGTCCATTGCCGGCGGGGTAGACAAGGCGATCCTGCGGGGAGAAAGCATCGGCTGCGAAACAATCCAGATCTTCACCAAGAACACCAACCAGTGGCGGGCAAGGCCCCTGACCCCGGAGGAACTCGCCCGTTTCCAGGCGGCCCGCACCAGAACAGGAATTGACCCCATCCTTGCCCATACTTCCTATTTGATCAACCTGGGATCTCCGCAGGAAGAGCTGTGGGAGAAGTCCCTGGCAAGCTTTCTGGTTGAGCTGGAGCGGTGCGCCGCCCTCGGTCTCCCCTACCTTGTCACGCACCCGGGCGCCCACCTGGGGGCAGGGGAAGAAGTCGGCCTCAACCGCATTACCCGCGCCCTCAACGAAATTCTGGCCCGGACGGAAGGCTCCGGGGTAGTGGTGCTGCTGGAGGTGACCGCAGGTCAGGGAACGAATTTGGGCTGGCGCTTTGAGCACCTCGCCCGGCTCTTCGAAGACAGCTTTTATCCGGAGCGGCTTGGGGTCTGCTTCGATACCTGCCACGCTTTTGCCGCCGGCTACGACCTCCGCACCCCTGAAGCTTTCACAAAAACCATTGAGGCATTCGAAGCAAGCGTCGGCATCAACCACTTAAAAGCCGTGCACCTGAACGACTCGCGGGGGGATCTGGGGAGCCGGCTTGACCGCCACGAACACATCGGGCTGGGCAAAATCGGACTCGAGGCTTTCCGGGTGCTCCTCAACGACCCGCGTTTCCGCACCCTTCCGATGATCCTGGAGACCCCTAAAGGCCCAGAAATGAAAGAGGACATTGAAAACCTGGCAACATTAAGAAGCCTCCTTCAGGATTAA
- a CDS encoding UbiA-like polyprenyltransferase: MAVSVSKLSSTLSKIKLYGELVMFSHSLFALPFGLVGMILAAGGFPPLRVFIWILIALLGARNAANALNRLIDSQIDAKNPRTAHRHLPRGLVSRGEVLGLSLLGFFLLFVGAWQLNPLCLKLAPLAVFILVVYSYTKRFTWASHLVLGFACGIAPTGSWLAVTGSFAVPPLLLTGAVMCWVAGFDIIYATQDFEFDRREGLYAIPARFGIKNALRIAKALHCIVIILLLLVPVFLHPPYASLGRVYYLGVLGVAGLLCWEHLLVKPDDLKKVTLAAYSVNQVIGIAILIFTLLDVFFNK, from the coding sequence ATGGCCGTTTCTGTCTCCAAGTTATCTTCTACCCTCTCGAAAATCAAATTATACGGGGAACTTGTGATGTTCAGCCACAGCTTATTCGCCCTCCCCTTCGGGCTGGTAGGGATGATTTTAGCCGCGGGCGGCTTTCCGCCACTGCGCGTTTTTATCTGGATTTTGATTGCCTTGCTAGGGGCGCGCAACGCCGCCAACGCCCTGAACCGTCTGATCGATTCCCAAATTGACGCCAAAAACCCCCGGACCGCCCACCGCCACCTTCCCCGCGGGCTCGTTTCCCGGGGCGAGGTGTTGGGTCTGAGCCTTCTCGGTTTTTTCCTTCTTTTTGTGGGTGCGTGGCAGTTAAATCCCCTTTGCCTGAAACTGGCCCCGCTCGCCGTTTTTATTCTCGTGGTTTACTCCTATACCAAGAGGTTCACCTGGGCTTCCCACCTGGTGCTGGGATTTGCCTGCGGCATTGCCCCGACAGGGAGCTGGCTGGCCGTGACCGGAAGTTTTGCCGTGCCGCCTCTCCTCTTGACCGGAGCCGTGATGTGCTGGGTCGCCGGCTTTGATATCATTTACGCGACCCAGGACTTCGAATTCGACAGGCGCGAGGGCCTCTACGCCATCCCGGCCCGCTTCGGAATCAAGAACGCTTTGAGAATTGCGAAGGCCCTGCACTGTATCGTTATCATCTTGCTGCTTCTGGTTCCGGTTTTTCTTCATCCCCCTTACGCTTCCCTCGGGCGCGTCTACTACCTGGGCGTGCTCGGGGTCGCGGGACTCCTCTGCTGGGAACACCTGCTGGTCAAACCAGATGACTTGAAGAAAGTAACACTGGCGGCTTATTCCGTAAATCAGGTGATTGGGATCGCCATTCTAATCTTTACGCTGCTGGACGTTTTTTTTAATAAATAA